One region of Chlorobiota bacterium genomic DNA includes:
- a CDS encoding universal stress protein gives MNVLLAFDGSKSSVAALHDLATAGLDADTRFLVVTVAEVWHPLEPESLEQEPLPEFIPTGLRSLHERSSRELSRAFQIADEGADLLRNSFPAATINAQAYADSPSLGILAQAEEWRAEMIVVGAQGRSMLGRLLLGSVSHKVLAEAHCPVRIGRAKPHRRSGPPRLLLGVDGSIGSERMVEMVASRRWPAGAEARIVSALDLYFPTAFPPQSEESEEWFAANHNRERERMEGVAASVASRLQGVGLGTSIMVQEGSPKKMLLQEAERMDADTIFLGAKGVRGLERFLLGSVSSAVATRAECSVEVIR, from the coding sequence ATGAACGTTCTGCTTGCGTTTGATGGCTCCAAATCCTCGGTTGCGGCCTTGCATGATTTGGCCACCGCCGGGCTTGATGCCGACACCCGTTTCCTGGTGGTTACTGTCGCCGAAGTTTGGCACCCGCTCGAGCCGGAAAGTCTTGAGCAGGAGCCGTTGCCGGAGTTCATTCCCACCGGATTACGTAGCCTTCACGAACGCTCCAGCCGCGAGCTGTCGCGGGCGTTCCAGATTGCCGACGAAGGGGCGGACTTGCTTCGCAACAGCTTCCCCGCAGCCACCATCAACGCCCAAGCCTACGCCGATTCCCCTTCGCTGGGAATCCTTGCCCAGGCCGAAGAATGGAGGGCCGAAATGATTGTGGTTGGCGCGCAAGGGCGTTCCATGCTGGGGCGATTGCTGCTGGGAAGCGTCTCGCACAAAGTGTTGGCCGAGGCGCATTGCCCCGTGCGGATCGGGCGGGCAAAACCCCACCGCCGCAGCGGCCCGCCCCGCCTTCTGCTTGGGGTGGATGGCTCCATCGGCTCCGAACGGATGGTGGAAATGGTTGCCTCGCGCAGGTGGCCCGCAGGGGCGGAAGCCCGTATTGTTTCGGCGTTGGACCTCTACTTCCCAACCGCGTTCCCGCCGCAATCTGAGGAGAGCGAAGAGTGGTTTGCCGCAAACCACAATCGCGAGCGGGAGCGGATGGAGGGGGTGGCCGCTTCGGTTGCCAGCCGGTTGCAAGGGGTTGGGCTTGGGACCTCCATCATGGTGCAAGAAGGATCGCCAAAAAAGATGCTGCTGCAGGAAGCAGAACGGATGGATGCCGACACCATTTTCCTGGGGGCGAAAGGGGTCCGCGGCCTGGAGCGGTTCCTGCTGGGGAGCGTCTCATCGGCGGTGGCAACCCGCGCCGAGTGCAGCGTGGAAGTGATCCGGTAA